A single region of the Idiomarinaceae bacterium HL-53 genome encodes:
- a CDS encoding succinylglutamate desuccinylase — MLPAENFLAWTRANEWGGTPEYSEYLSNGVKLDVWDSGVLCVTPEHTNQRDLVLSCAVHGDETAPIEICDQLIEAIRSQELLPRCRILFLIANPAAINVNRRFVEENMNRLFNGGHSRGEGLVNKERIRAKKIEAYVAKFFAQAPSDEPRERLHYDMHTAIRDSQHEKFAVYPFTDGAPYKKRQLQLLRAMGVPVILLNDGPTTTFSYHSVKHHGADAFTVELGKVKPFGENDMQSFAATIHTLKALITEDEPDLAPFNENDFEIFQVLRSINRTVEDFELNFSDALANFTPFAKGELLARDGATEYRAEYEGEAVIFPNAKVALGQRALLTVITISANQLELV, encoded by the coding sequence TTGTTACCAGCAGAGAATTTTCTGGCATGGACTCGAGCGAATGAGTGGGGCGGAACGCCGGAGTATTCAGAGTACTTAAGTAACGGCGTAAAGCTAGATGTTTGGGACAGTGGCGTGCTGTGTGTTACGCCTGAGCACACGAACCAAAGAGACTTGGTGCTCTCCTGTGCGGTTCACGGTGATGAAACTGCACCAATAGAAATTTGTGATCAGCTCATCGAGGCGATTCGCAGTCAAGAGTTGTTGCCTAGATGTCGAATTCTCTTTTTGATTGCGAATCCAGCAGCAATAAATGTAAACCGTCGGTTCGTTGAAGAAAACATGAATCGGCTTTTTAACGGTGGACATTCTCGTGGTGAAGGGTTAGTGAACAAAGAGCGGATTCGAGCCAAGAAAATTGAAGCATATGTTGCTAAGTTTTTTGCGCAGGCACCGAGCGATGAGCCGCGCGAGCGGCTTCACTATGATATGCACACAGCGATTCGCGATTCTCAGCATGAGAAGTTTGCTGTTTATCCTTTTACAGACGGTGCGCCGTATAAGAAGCGTCAGCTGCAACTACTCCGGGCCATGGGCGTTCCTGTTATTTTGCTGAACGATGGACCGACTACCACTTTTTCCTATCATTCCGTGAAGCATCATGGAGCCGATGCATTCACTGTTGAACTCGGAAAGGTTAAACCGTTCGGTGAGAACGACATGCAAAGCTTTGCCGCGACTATTCACACATTGAAGGCATTAATTACAGAAGATGAACCTGATTTGGCACCTTTCAATGAGAATGATTTCGAGATTTTTCAGGTTCTGCGTAGCATCAATCGAACGGTCGAAGACTTTGAATTGAATTTTTCTGACGCCCTAGCCAATTTTACCCCGTTTGCAAAAGGGGAATTGTTGGCGCGTGACGGCGCCACAGAATATCGAGCCGAGTATGAGGGAGAGGCGGTTATATTTCCGAATGCGAAGGTGGCGTTAGGTCAAAGAGCGTTACTTACCGTGATCACAATCTCTGCAAATCAATTGGAGCTGGTCTGA
- a CDS encoding Multidrug efflux pump subunit AcrB, with product MKPETGIIAWFTRNKVAANLLMAVIIVAGIFSVFAVRKQTFPTIELNNVMVRVIYPGAAPQEVEQGVIIRIEDAIDDVQGIKTVRSNANEGIGTVNIEVESGYDVQEVMDEVRMNVDSIASFPAQIEPPLVYRIRPQTQIIWLAVSGDMNERARKRLANEIRDEIRSLSGVTQAQVVGTRNYEIAIEISEENLRRYNLTFEQIVQAVRGTSLDVPGGSIRTPNGDILLRAKNQSYVGREFEEIVLISRQDGTQLTLGEIASVQDEFVERRAFSEFDGKPSSFIRVDSVGTQNDLQIAETVKQYVERKQTTLPQGANIAYWGDSSYYLKGRLNLMLKNLIFGVLLVLVALSLFLQIRLAFWVMVGIPVCFLGTLAMMNLPMIDVSINMISLFGFILVLGIVVDDAIIIGESAYTEIEKHGKSDDNVIRGAKRVAVPATFGVLTTVVAFLPMLFVGGTMGAIWESIAYVVILALLFSLIESKWILPAHISSMKYSKAEGSKQNFFQRTRNGVADGLKRFVETKYKPFTAKCVDYRYTTIATFLALMIVMVGLIQSGAVRWVFFPNIPSDFIFSNIVMQPGTHESQTIRSLREAEAVLREIAKDYEEEHGESLVKHTAIFLNSNEGGEVLVELEKGENREIDGFEIVNQWRERMPELVGVKELNFQASMMGGGGGFDVEFQLSGSDLDELSRAATELNQVLGEYGGVFDISDTFGTPQEEIQLTLKPTADALGLQLQDVATQVRYAFYGAEAQRIPRDDEEVRVMVRYPLAERVSIGNLESMMIRTSDGREIPFREVAEARFADGFSTITRIGGVRSVNVRARVDKDRVEPREIIEDVRENRLPEILEKYPNVRFGLEGASADERDALGSLGIGFALAMLAIYGLMAIPLKSYSQPLIIMSVIPFGIIGAVLGHFVLGMSISILSLFGIIALAGVVVNDSLILVDYVNQNRDEKVSLKQTVVDAGGARFRAIVLTSLTTFVGLMPMVLEKSLQAQMVIPMAVSLSFGILFATVITLLLIPCLYLVLDDMSRAKHAFIRWYKKEPKPVQEID from the coding sequence ATGAAACCTGAAACAGGCATTATTGCATGGTTTACGCGCAATAAAGTGGCAGCAAATCTCCTTATGGCCGTCATTATTGTGGCGGGTATATTCTCGGTTTTTGCCGTACGGAAACAAACCTTCCCAACCATTGAGCTGAACAACGTCATGGTCCGTGTGATATACCCTGGCGCTGCGCCGCAGGAAGTAGAGCAGGGCGTTATTATTCGAATTGAAGACGCAATTGATGATGTGCAAGGTATTAAAACAGTTCGTAGTAACGCGAATGAGGGGATCGGTACCGTCAATATCGAAGTAGAGTCTGGGTACGATGTTCAGGAAGTAATGGACGAAGTGCGGATGAATGTGGACAGCATTGCCAGTTTCCCAGCCCAAATTGAACCGCCCTTGGTGTATCGCATTCGGCCACAGACGCAAATTATTTGGTTGGCAGTTTCTGGTGACATGAACGAGCGCGCGCGCAAGCGGTTGGCCAACGAAATACGAGACGAGATTCGGAGTCTTTCTGGAGTGACACAGGCGCAGGTCGTCGGCACGCGTAACTATGAGATTGCGATTGAAATTTCAGAAGAAAATCTGCGCCGTTACAATCTGACGTTTGAGCAAATTGTGCAAGCGGTCCGTGGCACATCGCTCGACGTGCCGGGTGGATCAATTCGAACGCCAAATGGCGATATTTTGTTACGTGCGAAGAATCAAAGCTATGTGGGGCGTGAGTTTGAAGAAATTGTCCTGATCAGCCGTCAAGACGGCACCCAGTTGACACTCGGTGAGATCGCTTCAGTGCAGGATGAATTTGTTGAGCGACGCGCATTCTCGGAGTTTGATGGTAAACCGTCGAGCTTTATTCGTGTTGATAGCGTCGGCACCCAGAACGATTTACAAATCGCAGAAACCGTGAAGCAGTATGTGGAACGCAAGCAAACAACACTGCCGCAAGGCGCCAATATCGCTTATTGGGGCGATAGTTCTTATTACCTGAAAGGGCGATTAAACCTGATGCTGAAGAACCTCATTTTTGGGGTCCTTTTAGTGCTTGTCGCGCTCTCATTATTCCTTCAAATTCGCTTGGCCTTCTGGGTGATGGTGGGTATCCCTGTTTGCTTCTTGGGTACGTTGGCAATGATGAATCTGCCTATGATCGATGTTTCTATCAACATGATCTCGTTATTTGGATTTATTCTGGTACTCGGGATCGTGGTCGACGACGCGATTATCATTGGTGAGAGCGCTTATACTGAGATAGAGAAGCATGGGAAGTCGGATGACAATGTCATTCGAGGTGCAAAACGCGTCGCAGTGCCTGCAACTTTTGGTGTTTTAACGACCGTTGTTGCATTTTTACCTATGTTATTCGTGGGTGGTACGATGGGTGCGATTTGGGAATCTATTGCTTATGTCGTCATTCTCGCACTGCTTTTCTCTCTGATTGAGTCGAAATGGATTTTACCTGCGCACATAAGTTCAATGAAATATTCCAAAGCCGAGGGAAGCAAACAAAATTTTTTCCAGCGAACTCGTAATGGCGTTGCCGACGGGTTAAAGCGTTTTGTAGAGACTAAATATAAGCCGTTTACAGCGAAATGTGTGGATTATCGATATACCACGATCGCGACTTTTTTGGCGCTCATGATCGTGATGGTGGGTTTGATCCAAAGCGGCGCGGTACGCTGGGTATTCTTTCCAAACATTCCGAGCGACTTTATTTTTAGCAACATTGTGATGCAACCCGGCACACACGAATCACAAACCATTCGCTCTTTGCGTGAAGCAGAGGCAGTGCTGCGAGAGATTGCGAAAGATTACGAAGAGGAGCACGGTGAGAGCCTTGTCAAACATACGGCTATTTTCCTGAACTCGAATGAAGGAGGTGAGGTTTTAGTCGAGTTAGAAAAAGGTGAAAACCGTGAGATTGATGGTTTTGAAATCGTGAATCAATGGCGGGAGCGTATGCCTGAGCTGGTCGGTGTGAAGGAGTTAAACTTCCAGGCCAGTATGATGGGCGGTGGCGGAGGTTTCGACGTTGAGTTTCAACTAAGTGGCTCCGATTTAGATGAATTGTCTCGCGCGGCCACTGAGTTGAACCAAGTCTTAGGAGAGTACGGTGGTGTCTTTGATATCTCCGATACGTTCGGTACGCCGCAGGAAGAAATTCAACTCACACTCAAGCCGACAGCAGATGCGCTAGGTCTTCAGTTACAAGATGTTGCGACCCAAGTGCGTTACGCATTCTACGGCGCTGAAGCGCAACGCATTCCTCGCGATGACGAAGAAGTGCGAGTCATGGTTCGATATCCACTTGCAGAGCGCGTGTCCATTGGTAACCTTGAATCGATGATGATTCGCACGAGTGACGGCCGAGAAATCCCGTTTAGAGAGGTTGCGGAAGCACGTTTTGCAGACGGTTTTAGTACGATCACTCGGATTGGTGGTGTGCGCTCGGTGAACGTGAGAGCGCGGGTGGATAAAGACCGGGTTGAACCTCGAGAAATTATAGAAGACGTGCGCGAAAATCGCCTGCCTGAAATTTTGGAGAAATACCCTAATGTTCGCTTTGGACTTGAGGGTGCGAGTGCTGATGAGCGCGATGCATTGGGGTCGCTAGGGATTGGCTTTGCGTTAGCCATGCTTGCTATCTATGGATTGATGGCCATACCACTCAAGTCATACAGTCAACCGTTGATTATTATGTCGGTGATTCCGTTCGGTATCATTGGGGCGGTGCTCGGGCATTTCGTGCTTGGGATGTCGATAAGTATTCTCAGTTTATTCGGTATTATTGCATTGGCAGGGGTGGTGGTAAATGACAGCTTGATTCTGGTGGATTATGTGAACCAGAACCGGGACGAGAAAGTTTCACTGAAGCAGACGGTAGTGGACGCAGGTGGCGCAAGATTCCGAGCCATTGTGCTAACTTCGCTCACAACCTTCGTAGGGCTCATGCCGATGGTTTTGGAGAAGAGTTTACAGGCACAAATGGTCATACCAATGGCGGTTTCATTATCGTTCGGAATTTTATTTGCCACGGTGATCACGTTATTGCTCATACCATGCCTCTACTTGGTGCTAGACGACATGAGTCGAGCAAAACATGCTTTCATTCGTTGGTATAAAAAAGAGCCGAAGCCAGTACAGGAAATTGATTAA
- a CDS encoding diguanylate cyclase (GGDEF) domain-containing protein: MVIVEQQQEKNSVQVLACSETFQRQGKLIEQLQTTLDIEHLLAMYGKEVQQTVGISSLSFAADELVFAVFGYVEQQPQHTASIYADGEYLGELVYSKAGGFSDSDIRRLNQYHQKLIFPLRNAMRYARVRRQAMHDHMTGVGNRLLMEDAIQRAKAIQERFETPYMLMILDLDGFKAVNDNAGHLVGDRILQRFARTVKSQLRGYDEIFRYGGDEFVLLLKDATRASAEQVFERIQRALQHDSLLSEHRIGCSGGAVALTIGEPEDEQALLSKADAFLYEAKFSGKNKLCLG; the protein is encoded by the coding sequence GTGGTTATCGTAGAACAGCAACAAGAGAAAAACAGTGTACAAGTACTCGCATGCTCTGAAACCTTTCAGCGCCAAGGAAAACTTATTGAGCAACTGCAAACAACGCTCGATATTGAACATTTACTTGCCATGTACGGCAAAGAAGTTCAACAAACAGTCGGGATTAGCAGTTTATCATTTGCAGCAGACGAACTTGTGTTCGCTGTGTTTGGCTACGTAGAGCAACAACCTCAGCACACCGCATCTATTTATGCTGACGGCGAATACTTAGGTGAACTTGTTTACAGCAAGGCAGGTGGCTTCTCAGATAGCGACATTAGACGCCTAAATCAATATCATCAGAAACTCATTTTCCCGTTACGGAATGCAATGCGGTACGCACGGGTGCGTCGCCAAGCAATGCATGATCATATGACCGGTGTAGGGAATCGATTATTGATGGAAGATGCTATTCAGCGGGCAAAAGCCATCCAAGAGCGCTTCGAAACACCTTATATGCTGATGATTCTCGACTTAGATGGTTTTAAAGCAGTCAACGATAACGCTGGCCACTTAGTCGGCGATCGAATCTTGCAACGCTTCGCGCGGACCGTGAAGTCGCAGCTTCGCGGTTATGACGAGATATTTCGATATGGCGGAGATGAATTTGTATTGCTCTTAAAAGACGCAACCCGCGCAAGTGCGGAACAAGTCTTTGAGCGTATTCAACGCGCGTTACAACATGATTCTTTGCTTTCAGAACATCGGATTGGATGCAGTGGTGGCGCTGTTGCACTTACGATTGGGGAACCAGAAGACGAACAAGCGCTGCTTTCAAAAGCAGACGCATTCTTGTACGAAGCAAAATTTAGCGGCAAGAATAAGCTCTGCTTAGGCTAA
- a CDS encoding tRNA(Ile)-lysidine synthetase, N-terminal domain-containing protein, translating into MAKLSLRHEQQIVVALGGGVDSQTVLALTQQYRKDHPQYQYLAIHLDHAFHPSSGEWAEFLDHECKQKCFPHIIEPLLVQSGARISKEAAGRDARYRRLAELTKPDAVILLGQHLSDQAETFLLQLKRGAGPKGLAAMAQVAVFNEQRRLARPLLAYTKEEIYRFARAHELQWIEDDTNFDTRIDRNFLRHEIIPKLKARWPSIEKTMARSAELCAEQQSLLEELLLPELEARQACSGALNVQNWNTYSTLKHRALLRLWLERQGASLPSQAVLNELVMQLARLPQGKVQVRWGQWQVKRVKRELVLSKLS; encoded by the coding sequence ATGGCGAAATTGTCATTGCGCCATGAACAACAGATTGTTGTAGCGTTAGGCGGCGGCGTCGACTCACAAACAGTACTCGCACTCACACAGCAATACCGCAAAGACCACCCTCAGTACCAGTATCTAGCGATTCATTTAGATCATGCATTCCACCCAAGTTCTGGGGAGTGGGCAGAGTTTCTGGACCATGAGTGTAAACAAAAGTGCTTTCCACACATCATTGAACCCTTGTTGGTCCAGTCAGGCGCCAGAATTAGCAAAGAAGCGGCCGGCCGAGACGCACGCTATCGCCGACTTGCTGAACTCACCAAGCCAGATGCGGTGATTCTTTTAGGGCAACATCTGTCTGACCAGGCAGAAACGTTCCTTTTACAGTTAAAACGTGGTGCTGGCCCGAAAGGCTTAGCGGCAATGGCTCAGGTCGCTGTGTTTAACGAACAACGGCGTTTGGCTCGTCCACTGCTTGCGTACACGAAAGAAGAGATCTATCGCTTCGCGCGTGCGCATGAATTGCAATGGATCGAAGACGACACTAATTTCGACACGCGCATCGATCGCAACTTTTTGCGTCATGAGATTATTCCCAAGCTCAAAGCGCGCTGGCCAAGTATTGAGAAGACAATGGCGCGCTCAGCTGAGTTATGCGCTGAACAGCAAAGTTTATTGGAAGAATTGTTACTCCCAGAATTAGAGGCCAGACAGGCGTGTTCCGGAGCTCTGAATGTACAGAACTGGAATACGTATTCAACATTGAAGCACCGGGCGTTGTTGCGTCTTTGGTTGGAGCGACAAGGCGCCTCATTACCAAGCCAAGCTGTTTTGAACGAGTTAGTGATGCAGTTAGCCCGACTTCCGCAAGGAAAGGTGCAGGTGCGGTGGGGGCAGTGGCAAGTGAAGCGCGTTAAAAGAGAGCTTGTGTTATCCAAGCTCTCCTAA
- a CDS encoding NTE family protein, with protein sequence MISSREPALLLTGGGARAAYQVGVLKGIATLVPRAHPLPFRILCGTSAGAINATAMACYASNFRLAVKQVEKIWANFSTQQVYECSNSAIFGQLLGKVGQLFQQESVHRNSPALFDNHPLRQLLEEVIDFTRIDGHIHSGFLRAVAVTASSYNNGESVSFFEGIPQYENWLRAKRRGQRTRLNTEHLMASAAIPLVFPAIRVNQQYFGDGSIHQIAPLSPAIHLGASKILVIGVDQPHIETQPGHPLPPSAAEIAGHLLDTIFADTLNSDIERLERVNQTIHQLEQADIPHPSLRRIHSLLIHPTHDFNAIAHRHYERMPKPVRRLLSLMGVDRDTPSSLVSYLLFEKEYCRELISLGYEDALAKANLIHEFLELGGIPVE encoded by the coding sequence ATGATTTCATCGCGTGAGCCAGCGCTCCTACTTACGGGGGGCGGCGCCAGAGCTGCCTATCAAGTAGGTGTATTAAAAGGAATTGCGACCTTAGTGCCGCGAGCTCATCCGCTACCTTTTCGTATTCTATGCGGTACATCTGCCGGAGCGATCAATGCAACGGCGATGGCCTGTTATGCCTCTAACTTTCGACTTGCGGTAAAGCAAGTAGAGAAAATTTGGGCTAATTTTTCTACACAACAAGTCTACGAATGCAGTAATTCTGCAATTTTCGGTCAGTTATTGGGAAAAGTAGGTCAACTTTTTCAGCAAGAGAGTGTACATCGAAACTCACCTGCATTGTTCGACAACCACCCCCTCCGACAGTTGCTTGAAGAAGTAATCGATTTCACTCGGATCGATGGCCACATTCACAGTGGATTCTTACGAGCCGTGGCCGTGACCGCATCCTCCTATAACAATGGTGAATCGGTCTCCTTCTTCGAAGGTATTCCGCAATATGAGAATTGGCTTCGCGCCAAACGAAGAGGACAGCGGACACGTCTAAATACCGAGCATTTAATGGCATCAGCGGCAATTCCACTCGTTTTTCCAGCCATTCGAGTCAATCAGCAATATTTCGGTGACGGTTCAATCCACCAAATCGCACCTCTCAGTCCGGCGATTCATTTGGGGGCAAGCAAGATTCTTGTCATCGGTGTAGACCAACCACATATTGAAACACAACCGGGTCACCCGCTCCCGCCCTCGGCGGCTGAAATCGCAGGGCACTTACTCGACACCATTTTCGCGGACACACTCAATTCAGATATTGAGCGCTTAGAGCGAGTGAATCAAACCATTCATCAGCTTGAGCAGGCAGATATTCCTCATCCGTCGCTACGCAGAATTCACTCACTCCTGATTCACCCCACACATGACTTCAACGCGATTGCGCATCGGCATTATGAGCGGATGCCGAAACCAGTGCGTCGCTTATTAAGCTTGATGGGCGTCGATCGAGACACCCCTTCTAGCTTGGTAAGCTACCTCTTATTCGAAAAGGAATATTGTCGTGAGCTCATTTCACTCGGATATGAAGATGCACTCGCAAAAGCCAATCTGATTCATGAGTTTCTTGAGCTTGGCGGAATCCCTGTCGAATAA
- a CDS encoding 2-oxoisovalerate dehydrogenase E1 component alpha subunit, whose amino-acid sequence MANKATTTKVVSTLEVTPGDALQIPTFQLLKEDGSVQKGAKLPDIDKELALKMFSTMQFIRLLDERMFAAQRQGRISFYLSSLGEEAASIGSAAALKFEDMIMGQYREQGALAFRGFTVEQFMNQLFSNELDLGKGRQMPVHYGCAALNFMTISSPLGTQIPQATGYAYGQKQDKSGLCTLVYFGEGAASEGDFHAGLNMAAVLKVPVIFFCRNNKYAISTPSSEQFAGDGIAPRAAGYGMKAIRVDGNDIFAVYAATQEARRIAVEENEPVLIEAMSYRMAGHSTSDDPTGYRTKDEEEAWRGKEPMIRFRNWLVKKGWITEEEADAQMAEHKKAVLAELKRAEQVPAPHVDEIIEDVYDTPPAHLKAQLEALKAHIRKYPDAYPATAKGVK is encoded by the coding sequence ATGGCAAATAAAGCGACAACAACAAAAGTGGTGTCTACGCTTGAGGTAACTCCCGGCGACGCATTACAAATTCCTACGTTCCAACTGTTAAAAGAAGACGGTTCGGTACAGAAAGGTGCCAAGCTTCCAGATATTGATAAGGAGCTGGCGCTCAAAATGTTCAGTACGATGCAGTTTATTCGGTTATTGGATGAACGCATGTTCGCGGCGCAGCGCCAAGGACGCATCAGCTTTTATCTTTCTTCGTTAGGAGAAGAGGCTGCGAGCATTGGTTCAGCTGCTGCATTGAAGTTTGAAGACATGATCATGGGGCAATATCGTGAGCAAGGGGCGCTTGCGTTTCGTGGCTTCACCGTAGAGCAATTCATGAATCAGCTCTTTTCTAATGAGTTAGATTTAGGGAAGGGGCGGCAAATGCCTGTGCACTATGGCTGTGCAGCGCTCAACTTTATGACCATTTCTTCACCGCTCGGAACGCAAATTCCACAAGCGACGGGTTATGCCTACGGTCAGAAACAAGACAAGTCAGGGCTTTGTACTCTGGTTTACTTTGGTGAAGGAGCTGCTTCGGAGGGCGACTTCCACGCTGGGCTGAATATGGCAGCCGTACTGAAGGTACCTGTTATCTTTTTCTGTCGTAATAACAAATACGCAATTTCTACTCCTTCAAGCGAACAGTTTGCGGGCGATGGCATTGCTCCGCGTGCTGCCGGATACGGCATGAAAGCAATTCGCGTCGATGGTAACGATATTTTTGCAGTTTATGCGGCGACACAAGAAGCTCGTCGTATCGCGGTTGAAGAAAATGAACCGGTTTTGATTGAAGCAATGTCTTACCGTATGGCCGGGCACTCCACGTCAGATGATCCAACAGGCTATCGAACCAAAGACGAAGAAGAAGCATGGCGCGGTAAAGAGCCAATGATTCGCTTCCGCAATTGGTTGGTGAAAAAGGGGTGGATCACCGAAGAAGAGGCCGACGCGCAAATGGCTGAGCACAAAAAAGCAGTCTTGGCCGAATTGAAAAGAGCAGAGCAAGTTCCTGCGCCGCACGTCGATGAGATTATCGAAGACGTTTACGATACACCTCCTGCGCATTTAAAGGCGCAATTAGAGGCGCTTAAAGCACATATTCGTAAATATCCAGATGCTTACCCAGCAACGGCGAAGGGAGTGAAGTAA
- a CDS encoding Uncharacterized membrane protein, with product MKLLPIYDLIAIAWFLSFWVGYAIFARKRAKKHNSLSSILCTLRVEWMNAVVRKEQHIADAALVGNVERTVTFFASSTIFVLAGVLTVTASNDAFVRVLDELPFTAEQSHTLVLLKLAGLATIMVYAFFKFTWAVRQFGFVSILLGMAPSVSRPTVSEEERERFSLNAAKILDQAGHEYNYGLRAYYFALAYLCWFVSPWLLMVAALVVTGVLYRREYNSRVLRALLATRNQEPGPKAPGQL from the coding sequence ATGAAGCTATTACCGATCTACGATTTAATCGCGATCGCTTGGTTTCTTAGTTTTTGGGTGGGTTATGCGATTTTTGCGCGCAAGCGTGCGAAGAAGCATAACTCACTTTCTAGCATTCTTTGCACGCTTCGAGTTGAGTGGATGAATGCGGTTGTTCGCAAGGAACAACATATTGCCGATGCAGCATTGGTTGGAAACGTGGAGCGCACCGTCACGTTTTTTGCATCCTCAACCATATTTGTTTTAGCGGGTGTGCTTACGGTCACTGCATCGAATGACGCTTTTGTCCGTGTTTTAGACGAATTACCTTTTACCGCAGAACAAAGTCATACCTTGGTACTCCTAAAGCTCGCTGGCTTGGCCACGATTATGGTGTATGCATTCTTCAAGTTTACATGGGCCGTTCGTCAATTTGGGTTCGTATCGATTTTGCTTGGTATGGCGCCTTCAGTGAGTCGCCCCACGGTCAGTGAAGAAGAGCGCGAACGGTTTTCATTAAACGCTGCAAAAATTCTCGATCAAGCTGGACATGAGTACAACTACGGTCTACGCGCCTATTATTTCGCATTAGCATACTTGTGTTGGTTTGTGAGTCCTTGGCTGCTGATGGTCGCTGCACTCGTTGTGACAGGTGTGTTATACCGACGCGAATATAACTCACGCGTGCTTCGCGCGCTTTTAGCGACTCGGAATCAAGAGCCTGGGCCCAAAGCGCCAGGGCAACTCTAA
- a CDS encoding RND family efflux transporter, MFP subunit, producing the protein MTVHKRQIILPFVIVVAAVLIANVLGKMRPEPERSQPKRPPVLVEVVEVQKAPQTFVVDAYGTVNPRFQTQLVTEVSGRVVNVAPNFVAGGFFDEGDLLLEIDPSDYEAAYEEAKANLARAQAAVAQERALGRVAEAEWRSIEAGEIPELGLRQPQLASELANLRAAEAQLLRAERNLERTKVRAPFAGLLQAKQVNLGQYVGLGTPVGMFYGTELAEIRVPLTDYDFSFLDQVLIDSESAAGPAVILRSEVAGEMREWRGNLVRTEGVLDPSSRVTYGVVRVQDPYNRLHSRHESPLQFGRFVTAEIQGISVDGLVEIPRYAVNADGNVWIVTEERLLESRSVTSYRIDEQTVFVASGLENGDRVMTTQLDNPIPGMKVRLPGDPILPNEESVEENADSETDKASEE; encoded by the coding sequence ATGACGGTGCATAAGAGACAAATTATTCTTCCATTCGTGATCGTCGTCGCGGCTGTTCTGATTGCTAATGTACTGGGCAAGATGCGGCCGGAGCCAGAGCGCTCGCAGCCCAAGAGGCCGCCGGTGTTGGTTGAAGTAGTAGAAGTTCAGAAGGCTCCTCAAACTTTTGTAGTTGATGCTTATGGTACCGTGAATCCGCGTTTTCAAACCCAACTCGTCACAGAAGTGAGCGGGCGTGTGGTGAATGTGGCACCCAATTTTGTAGCGGGCGGATTTTTTGACGAAGGCGATTTGTTACTCGAGATTGACCCTTCAGATTACGAGGCTGCATATGAAGAAGCCAAGGCGAATCTCGCACGCGCTCAGGCAGCAGTTGCGCAAGAACGAGCGCTCGGGCGTGTAGCGGAAGCCGAGTGGCGCTCAATTGAAGCGGGTGAAATTCCTGAGTTGGGTTTACGTCAACCGCAGCTCGCGAGCGAACTCGCTAACTTGCGGGCCGCAGAAGCACAATTGCTGCGTGCGGAGCGAAACCTAGAGCGCACGAAAGTGCGAGCGCCATTCGCCGGGTTGTTGCAGGCGAAACAGGTGAATCTGGGGCAGTATGTAGGGTTAGGAACACCTGTGGGCATGTTCTACGGCACGGAATTGGCCGAAATTCGCGTTCCCCTAACCGATTACGATTTTTCATTTTTGGATCAAGTATTGATCGATTCTGAGAGTGCGGCTGGTCCGGCTGTCATATTACGCTCAGAGGTTGCCGGAGAAATGCGTGAGTGGCGCGGAAACCTCGTCCGAACAGAAGGAGTGCTCGATCCGTCAAGTCGTGTAACCTATGGTGTGGTGCGCGTGCAGGATCCTTACAACCGGTTGCATTCGAGACACGAGAGTCCATTGCAGTTTGGTCGTTTTGTTACCGCTGAAATCCAAGGCATTAGTGTCGACGGTTTGGTTGAAATACCACGTTACGCGGTCAATGCAGATGGCAACGTGTGGATTGTGACAGAAGAGCGCCTATTAGAGAGCCGTTCGGTGACTTCTTACCGTATTGATGAGCAGACCGTGTTTGTGGCAAGCGGCCTTGAAAATGGTGATCGCGTTATGACGACACAACTGGATAACCCAATTCCCGGCATGAAAGTTAGATTGCCTGGCGACCCGATCTTACCGAATGAAGAGTCAGTAGAAGAGAACGCGGATAGCGAGACTGACAAAGCGAGTGAGGAGTAA